Proteins encoded within one genomic window of Thermococcus celer Vu 13 = JCM 8558:
- a CDS encoding TIGR04140 family protein translates to MKREILTPIPLDELEGIREGSGAVVTLTLLGKVERNGIPLNIVQIEGEAGEIERFMERLRMARAGG, encoded by the coding sequence ATGAAACGGGAGATCTTAACGCCGATTCCCCTCGATGAACTCGAGGGGATAAGGGAGGGGAGCGGTGCGGTGGTTACCCTAACCCTCCTCGGAAAGGTAGAGAGGAACGGCATACCCCTGAACATTGTCCAGATCGAAGGGGAAGCCGGGGAAATAGAGCGCTTCATGGAGAGGCTCAGGATGGCGAGGGCGGGCGGTTGA
- a CDS encoding CPBP family glutamic-type intramembrane protease → MAFEGKGEKTSAVTAAFLLGLLTGYLYALGGILLAFLAHSSANLTGMVVEKKGTNA, encoded by the coding sequence ATGGCCTTCGAGGGGAAGGGTGAAAAAACGTCCGCGGTAACGGCCGCCTTCCTCCTCGGCCTGCTGACGGGCTATCTCTACGCCCTCGGGGGTATCCTCCTGGCCTTTCTCGCCCACTCGTCGGCGAACCTGACCGGGATGGTCGTCGAAAAAAAGGGTACGAACGCATAA
- a CDS encoding TIGR00269 family protein, protein MKCSKCNREAVYHARYSGRYYCKKHFNELVEKRFKETVKRYRLIEKGERIAVGVSGGKDSVVLMHLLAKLLERFPFELVAITIDEGIAGYRPPSIEVARRNAKKLGVEHRIYSFKEYIGFTLDETVEVMGSFERGERVGACSYCGVWRRWLLNYAARDVEADKLAVGHNLDDEVQMFLMNLLRGDVARLGRTGPYYEEVHPELVPRIKPLRETPEKEIVLYAVLNGIEVDLSECPYAVEAFRAEIRDWINEMEEEHPGTKYQLLRSYDKLFPLIARTYTKKTGELNRCKICGQPTTGEICKACQFRLQVEKKAREMGLTFRVE, encoded by the coding sequence ATGAAGTGCTCGAAGTGCAACCGCGAGGCCGTTTACCACGCACGTTATAGTGGGAGGTATTACTGTAAAAAACATTTCAACGAGCTCGTGGAGAAGAGGTTCAAGGAGACCGTTAAGAGGTACCGGCTCATTGAGAAGGGCGAGAGGATAGCCGTCGGCGTCTCCGGCGGGAAGGACAGCGTGGTTCTCATGCACCTACTCGCGAAGCTCCTCGAGAGGTTCCCCTTCGAGCTCGTGGCGATAACGATAGACGAGGGCATAGCCGGTTACAGGCCGCCGAGCATCGAGGTGGCGAGGAGGAACGCGAAAAAGCTGGGGGTGGAGCACAGGATCTACTCGTTCAAGGAATACATCGGGTTCACCCTCGACGAGACCGTTGAGGTAATGGGGAGCTTCGAGAGGGGCGAGAGGGTTGGGGCCTGCTCCTACTGTGGTGTGTGGAGGCGCTGGCTCCTCAACTACGCGGCCAGGGACGTTGAGGCGGACAAGCTGGCCGTCGGCCACAACCTCGACGACGAGGTTCAGATGTTCCTCATGAACCTCCTCAGGGGGGACGTAGCGCGCCTCGGAAGGACCGGGCCGTACTACGAGGAAGTTCATCCAGAGCTCGTTCCGAGGATAAAACCGCTCCGCGAGACCCCTGAGAAGGAGATAGTACTCTACGCGGTTCTCAACGGCATCGAGGTGGATCTAAGCGAGTGCCCCTACGCGGTGGAGGCCTTCAGGGCCGAGATAAGGGACTGGATAAACGAGATGGAGGAGGAGCATCCCGGCACGAAATATCAACTCCTCAGGAGCTACGACAAGCTCTTCCCGCTGATAGCGAGGACGTACACGAAGAAGACGGGTGAGCTGAACCGCTGTAAGATATGCGGCCAGCCCACGACCGGTGAGATCTGCAAGGCCTGCCAGTTCCGCCTCCAAGTCGAGAAAAAGGCGAGGGAGATGGGCCTGACCTTCAGGGTTGAGTGA
- a CDS encoding site-2 protease family protein has translation MNGTLVTVIIGITAFWLVLYALFGREGEKEEGLSVDMFVAMWRTKRLLGFIDSMARKAPRFWKVYGDVGVALGFLGMAYVFYALFKTATKTVQTGGKAAGVQLVIPGITIPLWYGLIGLVVVMVVHELSHGVVAKAQRLPLKSVGLVLLAVIPGAFVEPDEEELGKAPLRARLRVYGAGSMANVVTALLTLLLINLAITPALQPSGVLVSGVLEDGPAAGVLQEGDVITAINGQTITDMASFINFMNATKPGQVITLTVLRNGEEINLNLKLGAHPDNPEKGYIGIYPAQHVVSKMGHENIVLPLFFTLYWIYVLNLGIGLMNLFPLVPLDGGRMLDDVVKAYLPEKIARPVSYFTIGVGLLLLAVNLWPALMNLVH, from the coding sequence ATGAACGGCACCCTCGTCACGGTAATCATCGGCATCACCGCCTTCTGGCTGGTACTCTACGCCCTCTTCGGAAGGGAAGGCGAAAAGGAGGAGGGCCTCTCCGTTGACATGTTCGTCGCGATGTGGAGGACGAAGAGGCTCCTCGGATTCATAGATTCGATGGCGAGAAAGGCCCCGCGCTTCTGGAAGGTTTACGGTGATGTGGGGGTGGCCCTCGGCTTCCTCGGCATGGCGTACGTCTTCTACGCCCTCTTCAAAACCGCCACGAAAACGGTTCAGACAGGCGGCAAGGCCGCTGGAGTTCAGCTCGTCATCCCGGGCATCACGATACCCCTCTGGTACGGCCTGATAGGGCTGGTGGTGGTCATGGTAGTCCACGAGCTCAGCCACGGTGTGGTGGCGAAGGCCCAGAGACTGCCTCTAAAATCGGTCGGCCTGGTTCTTCTGGCGGTCATCCCCGGGGCTTTCGTGGAACCGGACGAGGAAGAGCTTGGAAAAGCACCCCTCCGCGCGAGACTCCGCGTTTACGGCGCCGGGTCTATGGCAAACGTTGTGACCGCCCTCCTGACACTCCTTCTCATAAACTTGGCCATAACCCCCGCTCTCCAGCCCTCCGGAGTTCTCGTCTCCGGAGTCCTCGAGGACGGTCCCGCGGCCGGCGTTCTCCAGGAGGGGGACGTCATAACGGCCATAAACGGGCAGACGATAACCGACATGGCGAGCTTCATAAACTTCATGAACGCCACGAAGCCCGGCCAGGTTATCACGCTCACCGTACTCCGGAACGGGGAGGAGATAAACCTAAACCTGAAGCTCGGCGCCCATCCTGATAACCCTGAGAAGGGTTACATCGGTATATACCCTGCCCAGCACGTGGTCTCAAAGATGGGCCACGAGAACATCGTGCTACCGCTGTTCTTCACTCTCTACTGGATCTACGTGCTCAACCTTGGAATAGGCCTGATGAACCTCTTCCCGCTGGTTCCGCTTGACGGGGGCAGGATGCTCGACGACGTCGTTAAGGCCTACCTGCCGGAGAAGATCGCCAGACCGGTGAGTTACTTCACGATAGGCGTCGGCCTGCTCCTCCTGGCGGTGAACCTCTGGCCTGCGCTGATGAACCTCGTCCATTAG